The following proteins are encoded in a genomic region of Gossypium hirsutum isolate 1008001.06 chromosome D05, Gossypium_hirsutum_v2.1, whole genome shotgun sequence:
- the LOC107906269 gene encoding ABC transporter G family member 3 has product MEEIQSQSDHYRSSSSSASSPASRVPAFNFFYLRKPGSLGQPISFEDSPEWEDTDADVRVEEGGGDSINAATTSVSPSLSKLNSGSLPSPHLPEGAAVARKIAGASVAWKDLTVTIEGKRKYSDNVVKGSNGYALPGTMTVIMGPAKSGKSTLLRAIAGRLPPAAKMYGEIFVNGARMHMPYGSYGFVDLETTLIGSLTVREYLYYSAVLQLPGFFSQKNSVVEEAIHAMSLGDFANKLIGGHCFMKGLPSGERRRVAIARELVMRPHILFIDEPLYHLDSVSALLMMVTLKKLTSTGCTLIFTLNQSSTEVFGLFDRICLLSNGNTLFFGETLACLQHFSNAGFPCPIMQSPSDHFLRAINTDFDRIIAMCKNWQDYNGDFSAVNMDTAVAICTLEATYKSSADAAAVETMILRLTEKEGPLLKSKGKASNATRIAVLTWRSLLIMSREFKYYWLRLILYMLLTLCIGTIFSGLGHSLSSVVTRVAAIFVFVSFTSLLSIAGVPVLMKEIKIYASEESNQHSGALAFLFGQLLSSIPFLFLISISSSLVFYFLIGLRDEFSLLMYFVLNFFMCLLVNEGLMLAVVSLWKNIFQSVLTLVTIHVVLMLAAGYFRIRSKLPGPVWTHPLSDIAFHTYSIQGLLENEYLGVNFAIGQVRSISGFQALHSAYDISPRSNAKWENVLVLFLMAVGYRILVFVLLHFYARKNVSLHRLFRGKHNSTA; this is encoded by the exons ATGGAAGAAATACAGTCTCAATCAGACCATTATAGGTCTTCATCTTCTTCAGCCAGTAGTCCTGCAAGTAGGGTGCCTGcgtttaattttttctatttacgGAAACCTGGTTCTCTCGGACAACCTATCTCATTTGAGGATTCACCTGAGTGGGAGGATACTGATGCTGATGTGAGAGTGGAGGAAGGAGGTGGTGACTCCATCAATGCTGCAACCACATCAGTGTCGCCATCTCTCTCAAAGCTCAATAGTGGGTCCTTGCCTTCACCACACCTGCCTGAGGGTGCAGCTGTTGCAAGAAAAATTGCTGGTGCATCGGTTGCATGGAAAGACTTGACTGTTACTATAGAGGGGAAAAGGAAATACTCTGATAATGTTGTGAAGGGTTCAAATGGTTATGCATTACCTGGTACAATGACTGTAATCATGGGTCCTGCAAAATCTGGGAAGTCCACACTCCTGAGGGCTATTGCAG GAAGATTACCTCCAGCAGCTAAAATGTATGGCGAAATATTCGTGAATGGGGCGAGAATGCACATGCCTTATGGTTCATAT GGATTTGTTGACTTGGAAACCACTCTAATTGGTTCACTCACAGTCCGGGAGTATCTATACTACTCTGCTGTGCTCCAACTTCCCGGATTTTTCAGTCAGAAAAACAGTGTTGTAGAGGAAGCCATCCATGCCATGTCATTGGGTGACTTTGCGAACAAACTGATTGGTGGTCATTGTTTTATGAAAGGACTTCCTAGTGGTGAAAGAAGGCGTGTTGCTATTGCTCGGGAACTTGTGATGAGGCCGCATATCTTATTTATAGATGAGCCTCTTTATCATCTTGATAG TGTCTCTGCCCTGTTGATGATGGTAACACTGAAGAAACTTACAAGCACAGGATGTACTCTCATTTTCACGCTTAATCAGAGCAGTACAGAAGTTTTTGGTCTCTTTGATCGTATCTGTCTGCTTTCAAATGGAAACACCTTGTTTTTTGGGGAAACATTAGCTTGCTTGCAg CACTTCTCAAATGCTGGATTCCCTTGCCCAATAATGCAAAGTCCTTCTGATCACTTTCTCCGTGCCATAAATACAGATTTTGACAGGATCATTGCGATGTGCAAAAATTGGCAG GACTATAATGGAGACTTCTCAGCTGTGAACATGGATACTGCTGTTGCAATATGTACTCTTGAGGCAACATATAAATCGTCAGCTGATGCTGCTGCAGTTGAAACTATGATACTGAGACTCACTGAGAAG GAAGGGCCACTTCTCAAGAGCAAGGGCAAAGCTAGCAATGCGACACGAATTGCAGTATTGACTTGGAGATCATTATTAATCATGTCAAGGGAATTCAAATACTACTGGCTTCGTCTAATTCTTTATATGCTTCTTACATTGTGTATCGGAACTATATTTTCTGGCTTGGGCCATTCTTTGTCCTCAGTTGTG ACAAGAGTTGCTGCTATTTTTGTATTTGTATCATTTACTTCACTTTTAAGCATTGCTGGAGTACCTGTGCTAATGAAAGAAATCAAG ATATATGCAAGTGAGGAATCAAACCAACATTCAGGAGCTTTAGCCTTTCTGTTTGGGCAACTACTCTCAAGCATTCCCTTCCTATTCCTCATCTCAATATCATCAAGTCTTGTCTTCTATTTCTTAATAGGACTACGAGATGAATTCAGCTTGTTGATGTACTTTGTGCTGAATTTCTTCATGTGCCTCTTAGTAAATGAAGGATTGATGCTGGCTGTTGTTTCTTTGTGGAAAAATATTTTCCAGAGTGTCTTAACACTTGTAACCATACAT GTGGTACTGATGCTCGCAGCGGGCTATTTCAGAATCCGAAGCAAGTTGCCCGGACCTGTGTGGACGCATCCATTATCAGACATTGCTTTTCACACTTACTCCATCCAG GGACTTTTGGAGAACGAGTATCTAGGAGTGAATTTTGCCATTGGACAAGTGAGGAGCATATCGGGTTTTCAGGCACTGCATAGTGCTTATGATATTTCTCCTAGAAGTAACGCCAAGTGGGAGAATGTACTGGTATTGTTCCTCATGGCAGTCGGATATAGAATCCTTGTGTTTGTTT